A single Thermoanaerobacterium sp. RBIITD DNA region contains:
- the cas7b gene encoding type I-B CRISPR-associated protein Cas7/Csh2, with translation MSNINNRSEVLFLYDVSFANPNGDPVDENKPRIDEETGQNIVTDVRLKRTIRDYLINYKDMKDRIFVKEIIKDDGKQKTREERIEEEKINNVSDVDKLIKKYIDLRLFGATIGLKAKKAKKGEENEEKDQKGTSITWTGPVQFKYGRSLHKVNITYVKGSTVMPSGTGKDQGTFTEKYLLPYSLIAFYGIINENAAKNQNIPLTEDDVGLMLEAMWNGTKNLMSNSKMGHMPRFLLQIIYKEGNYQMGELDRRLKFVHDIEDEEIRDIKDGKIDITELIDSLKAHKDKIRTIRYAVDDRVVFTINNNVCVLDDVLKDFPVEEFKF, from the coding sequence ATGAGTAATATTAATAATCGGTCAGAAGTTCTATTTCTATATGATGTAAGCTTTGCAAATCCAAACGGGGATCCTGTTGATGAAAATAAACCGAGGATAGATGAAGAGACAGGGCAAAACATTGTAACAGATGTTCGACTTAAAAGGACCATAAGGGATTATTTAATCAATTATAAAGATATGAAAGATAGAATTTTTGTAAAAGAAATAATAAAAGATGATGGGAAACAGAAAACAAGAGAAGAAAGAATAGAAGAAGAGAAGATTAATAATGTTAGCGATGTAGATAAACTTATTAAAAAATACATAGACTTAAGACTGTTTGGAGCAACAATCGGTTTAAAAGCTAAAAAAGCTAAAAAAGGAGAAGAAAATGAAGAAAAAGATCAAAAGGGCACTTCAATAACTTGGACAGGACCAGTTCAATTTAAATACGGCAGATCACTCCATAAAGTAAATATTACATATGTCAAAGGCTCAACTGTAATGCCTTCAGGGACTGGAAAAGATCAAGGTACATTTACTGAAAAATATCTGCTTCCATATTCATTGATCGCTTTTTATGGCATAATAAACGAAAATGCTGCAAAAAATCAAAATATACCACTTACTGAAGATGATGTAGGCCTTATGCTTGAAGCAATGTGGAACGGGACTAAAAACCTTATGTCAAATTCAAAAATGGGACACATGCCGAGGTTCTTACTTCAGATAATATATAAAGAAGGCAATTACCAGATGGGTGAGCTTGACAGGAGATTGAAATTTGTACACGACATAGAAGATGAGGAAATTAGGGACATAAAAGATGGTAAAATCGACATTACAGAATTGATAGATAGCCTTAAGGCACATAAGGATAAAATAAGAACTATCAGATACGCTGTGGATGACAGGGTAGTATTTACAATCAATAATAACGTATGTGTATTAGACGATGTATTAAAAGATTTTCCAGTAGAAGAGTTTAAATTCTAA
- a CDS encoding TIGR02556 family CRISPR-associated protein, whose translation MINAVKELGEMIIKAENKSLLDVLIEDPNSNGTYNNIVTINFIVDNGDIQFDGVKVEQYERSKLSKYLYTSAGGNGPGYMPIAKITEPKKTFNTKIESWFNILNDKNAKLSNDDRVFLEKVQKNLEDNSNKIIEEIEKFRKEYPKKEGLVLMLKFKDSGEYKYIGDYKLFRDLLLLIDSEKYRKLYAEDKVCSICGEKRDLVFGKIDTYKFYTIDKKGYITGGFNEKESWKNYPVCPECRLALEEGKKYAETNLSFKFYGLKYQLIPRFIVGEEYVKDNVLDVFINSNKLVTLKNSIKKRVIADEDEILDYLKDADDTLTLNFLFIQKSNSAERILLLIEDVFPSHLREIFVAKEAVDKIFGEGFTFRNIRNFLSKSDSNKRNSDLDGYFLDITDRVFRGKAIDFSFLLRFIMKRVREEFANDRYYKNAIKDGMMAVTFLEKLELIEMEVSEMEERVFDGIFEKYGEDFKTPLKRGLILLGALTELLLRKQYKDREAKPFMKNLKGLKMTEKDIKGLLPKVQNKLEEYDSFDKGKRLLAKEASNYLLLAGDDWHMPVDEINFYFACGINLTDDFVNIIYKKEEEK comes from the coding sequence TTGATAAATGCGGTAAAAGAATTGGGCGAAATGATTATAAAAGCAGAAAATAAAAGTCTTTTGGATGTACTTATAGAGGATCCAAATTCAAATGGGACATATAACAACATAGTTACGATAAATTTCATAGTAGATAATGGAGATATTCAATTCGATGGTGTTAAAGTAGAGCAGTACGAAAGATCAAAATTAAGCAAATATCTATATACAAGCGCTGGCGGAAATGGACCAGGTTATATGCCCATAGCCAAAATAACAGAACCTAAGAAAACTTTTAATACAAAGATTGAAAGCTGGTTTAATATTCTGAATGACAAAAACGCAAAATTAAGCAATGATGATAGGGTATTTTTAGAAAAGGTGCAAAAGAATCTTGAAGATAATAGCAATAAAATTATAGAAGAAATTGAGAAGTTTAGAAAGGAGTATCCCAAAAAAGAAGGCCTCGTGCTGATGCTGAAATTTAAAGATAGTGGTGAATACAAATATATTGGAGATTATAAACTTTTTAGAGACCTTCTTCTTTTGATAGACAGTGAAAAATACAGGAAATTGTATGCGGAGGATAAGGTATGCTCTATATGCGGTGAAAAGCGAGATTTGGTATTTGGGAAAATTGACACATATAAATTTTATACGATAGATAAAAAAGGATATATTACAGGAGGTTTCAATGAAAAGGAATCATGGAAAAATTATCCAGTATGTCCTGAATGTAGGCTTGCCCTTGAAGAAGGCAAAAAATATGCAGAAACAAATCTTTCATTTAAGTTTTATGGATTAAAATATCAGCTGATACCAAGGTTCATAGTAGGCGAAGAGTATGTTAAAGATAATGTACTTGATGTATTTATAAATTCGAACAAATTAGTAACGTTAAAAAATAGTATAAAGAAAAGAGTTATAGCTGATGAAGATGAAATACTTGATTATCTAAAAGATGCTGATGACACATTGACGTTGAATTTCTTATTCATACAAAAATCAAATTCGGCAGAGAGAATACTACTTTTGATAGAGGATGTTTTCCCATCACATTTAAGAGAAATATTTGTAGCAAAAGAGGCAGTAGATAAAATATTTGGAGAAGGATTTACATTTAGAAATATACGCAATTTCCTTTCAAAATCAGATTCAAACAAAAGGAATAGCGACCTCGACGGATATTTTCTTGATATTACAGACAGGGTATTTAGAGGTAAGGCAATAGATTTTTCATTCTTGCTGAGATTTATTATGAAGAGGGTGAGGGAGGAATTCGCAAATGATAGGTACTACAAAAATGCAATTAAAGATGGCATGATGGCAGTGACTTTTCTTGAAAAGCTGGAATTAATCGAAATGGAGGTTAGCGAAATGGAAGAAAGAGTATTTGACGGCATATTTGAGAAATACGGTGAAGATTTTAAGACGCCCCTAAAAAGAGGATTAATTCTCCTTGGTGCATTAACAGAGCTCCTTTTACGGAAGCAGTACAAAGACAGAGAAGCGAAGCCATTTATGAAAAACTTAAAGGGACTTAAAATGACTGAAAAAGACATAAAAGGTCTTTTGCCAAAAGTCCAAAACAAGCTTGAAGAATATGATTCCTTTGACAAGGGTAAAAGACTTCTTGCAAAAGAAGCGTCAAATTATCTTTTGTTGGCAGGCGATGATTGGCATATGCCGGTTGATGAGATTAATTTTTATTTTGCCTGCGGCATAAATTTAACAGATGATTTTGTAAATATCATTTATAAAAAAGAGGAGGAAAAATAA
- the cas6 gene encoding CRISPR-associated endoribonuclease Cas6 yields MRVTIEFTGEKDLYLPLQYNHIVQGFIYNQMTDSDFSEFLHDEGFKYEKRRFKLFTFSRLEGEFRILKRENKIIIKPPFKLTISSPIDEFIFDISKNMFKKDYCIFNNQRFQLNSLNIVNPPVFKDRARIKFLSPVVMYSTIEEKGIKYTYYYSPWDKNFSMLLLNNLLKKYEIIYGEKLIDPHFKLYPLGDEDKRYQKVLKYKNTVVKGWMGIYDIECNLDLLKLGYYTGLGAKNSQGFGCFEIL; encoded by the coding sequence ATGCGGGTTACGATAGAATTTACTGGTGAAAAAGATCTTTACCTGCCATTACAGTACAACCATATAGTACAAGGGTTTATTTACAATCAGATGACAGACAGTGATTTCAGCGAATTTTTGCATGACGAAGGATTCAAATATGAAAAGAGACGCTTTAAATTATTTACTTTTTCTCGGCTTGAGGGTGAATTCAGAATTTTAAAAAGAGAAAATAAGATAATAATAAAGCCTCCTTTTAAGCTAACTATCTCGTCACCAATAGATGAATTTATATTTGATATCTCAAAAAATATGTTCAAAAAAGATTACTGCATTTTTAATAATCAGAGATTTCAATTAAATTCACTAAACATTGTAAATCCACCTGTTTTCAAAGATAGAGCGAGGATAAAATTTTTATCGCCAGTTGTTATGTACTCGACAATTGAGGAAAAAGGGATTAAATATACGTATTATTATTCACCGTGGGACAAAAATTTTTCAATGCTGCTTTTAAATAACCTACTTAAAAAATATGAAATAATTTATGGGGAAAAGTTAATAGACCCGCATTTTAAGCTTTACCCCCTCGGGGATGAAGATAAGCGGTATCAAAAAGTCTTAAAGTATAAAAATACAGTCGTAAAAGGCTGGATGGGTATCTATGATATCGAGTGCAATTTAGACTTGCTAAAACTTGGTTATTATACAGGACTTGGTGCGAAAAATTCACAAGGGTTCGGCTGCTTTGAAATCCTATGA
- a CDS encoding ABC transporter substrate-binding protein encodes MSKSVKFTSVIIVLMIVALFSGCTKNSSTSASSDTIKVGALFELTGGVATFGTSSYNGAKLYMDEINKSGGVLGKKIDLLKADNKSQSDESINQATKLIQQDKVIAILGPVTSTNVKAASSVAMQNHIPLITGSGTAVDVTVDPNTKKVKKEIFRACFIDPYQGSVMAQFATKKLNAKTAVVYIDDKSDYSKGLAQSFKEQFEKLGGKVIDTEAYVAGDQDFKATLTKIKGLNPDVIFVPGYYQETGKITKQARDMGITAAFLGGDGWDSPDLVKIAGESALNNVFFSNHFINTDPDKTVQDFKKKYTEAYGIEPDALAALAYDTAGMLVQAIKDANSAEPAKIIEALSKLKDFKGVTGTITINSEHNPVKSAVIIELKDGKQNFVEKVAAQ; translated from the coding sequence ATGTCAAAATCAGTTAAATTTACATCAGTTATTATTGTATTAATGATTGTTGCTTTATTTTCAGGTTGTACAAAGAATAGTTCAACTTCTGCATCATCAGATACCATAAAAGTAGGAGCACTTTTTGAGCTGACAGGTGGTGTTGCAACATTTGGAACATCATCATATAATGGTGCGAAATTGTACATGGACGAAATAAATAAAAGCGGTGGTGTACTTGGTAAAAAAATAGATTTATTGAAGGCAGATAACAAATCACAATCTGATGAATCAATAAATCAGGCTACGAAACTTATACAGCAGGATAAAGTTATTGCAATCTTAGGACCTGTCACATCGACAAATGTAAAAGCAGCATCATCTGTTGCGATGCAAAACCATATACCGTTGATAACAGGTTCAGGTACTGCTGTAGATGTTACAGTTGATCCTAATACTAAAAAGGTTAAAAAAGAGATATTCAGGGCCTGCTTTATAGACCCATATCAAGGAAGTGTTATGGCACAGTTTGCAACAAAGAAACTAAATGCAAAAACCGCAGTTGTATATATTGATGACAAGAGTGACTACAGCAAAGGCCTTGCACAAAGCTTCAAAGAGCAGTTTGAAAAACTCGGCGGAAAAGTCATTGATACAGAAGCATATGTAGCAGGCGACCAAGACTTTAAGGCGACACTCACAAAGATAAAAGGCTTAAATCCCGATGTAATATTTGTACCCGGTTATTATCAAGAAACAGGCAAGATAACAAAACAGGCGAGAGATATGGGGATAACTGCAGCATTTCTTGGTGGTGACGGCTGGGATTCACCCGATCTTGTAAAAATAGCAGGAGAGAGCGCACTTAATAATGTATTCTTCAGTAATCACTTTATAAACACAGATCCTGATAAGACTGTTCAAGATTTTAAAAAGAAATATACAGAAGCATATGGTATAGAACCAGATGCATTAGCTGCACTTGCATATGATACAGCAGGCATGTTAGTGCAGGCAATAAAAGATGCGAATTCAGCAGAACCTGCGAAAATAATTGAAGCACTGTCAAAGCTTAAAGATTTCAAAGGTGTAACAGGTACAATAACAATAAATAGTGAGCATAATCCAGTTAAATCTGCTGTTATCATAGAATTAAAAGACGGTAAACAGAACTTTGTTGAAAAAGTAGCAGCACAGTAA
- the sufU gene encoding Fe-S cluster assembly sulfur transfer protein SufU, with amino-acid sequence MSDLNQLYSEIIMEHYENSPNKREMKNPTIKERGHNPLCGDDITLQLKMKGDIIEDASFTGHGCAISQASTSMMIDLIKGKDKKEALRLTKEFIDMIHKKDVDLDELGDAQVLQGVSDFPARVKCALLAWKTLEKII; translated from the coding sequence ATGAGTGATCTTAATCAACTGTATTCAGAGATAATAATGGAACACTACGAAAACTCACCAAATAAAAGAGAAATGAAAAATCCTACAATAAAAGAGAGAGGTCATAATCCGCTTTGCGGTGATGATATAACATTACAGCTCAAAATGAAGGGTGATATAATAGAAGATGCATCATTTACAGGTCACGGCTGTGCCATAAGCCAGGCATCTACATCGATGATGATAGATTTGATAAAAGGAAAAGACAAAAAAGAAGCATTGAGGCTGACCAAAGAATTCATCGACATGATTCATAAAAAAGATGTAGATCTTGATGAACTTGGTGATGCACAAGTACTTCAAGGAGTGTCTGATTTCCCTGCGAGAGTCAAATGTGCACTTCTCGCATGGAAGACACTAGAAAAGATTATATGA
- a CDS encoding cysteine desulfurase, with product MSLNIDTIREDFPILKTSPYGKKLIYFDNAATTQKPLQVINAIEDYYKKYNANVYRSPHYLSTLSTEGYENAREYVRRFINAKTSESIVFTRNTTESINFIAYTWGMKYINEGDVIVLTVAEHHSNVLPWQMVAEAKGARLKYVHLDKNSRLDMNEFYRIMSENVKLVAVQHASNVLGIINPVEEITDVAHKHGAKVIIDGAQSIPNINVDVAKIGCDFYAFSGHKMMGPMGIGVLYIKDDLFDDIPPFLRGGEMIDEVYEDHSTFAPAPLKFEAGTPNVEGAYGLIKAIEYVEKIGLSNIHNHEKEITEYALDKLKEIDYVKLYGPMNVENRTGIISFNIENVHPHDVATILDQDGIAVRSGHHCCQPLMRYFGVPATVRASFYVYNDISEVDALIDGLRNVRKWFK from the coding sequence TTGAGCCTAAATATAGATACGATAAGGGAAGATTTCCCGATATTAAAAACATCTCCATATGGTAAAAAATTAATATATTTTGATAATGCTGCTACAACGCAAAAACCGTTGCAGGTTATAAATGCAATAGAGGACTACTATAAAAAATACAATGCTAATGTATATCGCAGCCCCCACTATTTAAGTACATTATCGACAGAAGGCTATGAAAACGCAAGAGAGTATGTTAGGAGATTTATAAATGCTAAAACATCTGAGTCAATAGTATTTACGAGAAATACGACAGAGTCAATAAATTTTATTGCATATACATGGGGGATGAAGTATATAAATGAAGGAGATGTTATAGTCCTAACAGTGGCGGAGCACCACAGCAATGTCCTTCCATGGCAAATGGTAGCAGAGGCAAAAGGAGCAAGGCTAAAATACGTCCACCTCGATAAAAATTCAAGGCTCGATATGAATGAGTTTTATAGGATTATGTCAGAAAATGTCAAGCTTGTGGCTGTGCAACATGCATCAAATGTCCTTGGGATAATAAATCCCGTCGAAGAGATAACTGATGTAGCACATAAACATGGTGCAAAAGTTATAATAGATGGTGCACAGAGCATACCAAATATCAATGTTGACGTCGCTAAAATAGGATGTGATTTTTATGCATTTTCAGGTCATAAGATGATGGGGCCAATGGGAATAGGCGTGCTATATATTAAGGATGATTTATTCGATGATATACCGCCATTTTTAAGAGGTGGTGAAATGATAGATGAAGTTTACGAGGATCATTCAACATTTGCACCTGCACCACTTAAATTTGAAGCAGGTACGCCAAATGTAGAAGGTGCCTATGGATTAATAAAAGCGATCGAATATGTTGAAAAAATAGGCCTTTCAAATATTCACAATCATGAAAAAGAAATTACAGAATATGCTTTGGATAAGTTAAAAGAGATAGATTATGTGAAATTGTACGGCCCAATGAATGTAGAAAACAGGACTGGCATAATATCTTTCAATATTGAAAATGTGCATCCACACGATGTCGCAACAATATTGGATCAAGACGGTATAGCGGTAAGAAGCGGTCATCATTGCTGCCAGCCGCTTATGAGGTATTTCGGTGTTCCTGCAACAGTAAGAGCGAGTTTCTATGTCTATAATGACATAAGTGAAGTTGATGCACTAATCGATGGGCTGAGGAATGTTAGGAAGTGGTTTAAATGA
- the sufD gene encoding Fe-S cluster assembly protein SufD → MWKRVKLDNFHLPYYKEYKDTVIKNNVQEGLLTNAVTDSLMDDDFFTLNNALKHNFGVDEKFKNMVLAFYNTGVNIRALPNSNIKTPVIIDFGMKGENDTIIDLNLIIAEHNSNITVVFDYNSDMKGFHNGLTAVIAKDGANVNIVKVQRLYDESANFDNNIVITGRDASIKWTQVELGSAVSAHDVTADLEGVCSSFYLNSIFLGAGTQNHDMSYRVNHIAQRTESNVDVKGALKDMAKAVFRGNLDMKRGSKKSKGNESEVVLLLDKTVKSDAIPALWCTEDDVQANHAASAGQIDENKLFYIMSRGLSIDEAKLLMVEANFNPVIDSIPVEDIKKIVKEYTERRIAG, encoded by the coding sequence ATGTGGAAGAGGGTTAAGCTTGATAATTTTCATCTACCATATTATAAAGAATACAAAGATACAGTTATAAAAAATAATGTTCAAGAAGGCCTATTAACAAATGCTGTAACAGATTCTTTGATGGATGACGATTTTTTCACATTGAATAATGCTCTTAAGCATAATTTCGGTGTCGATGAGAAATTTAAAAATATGGTTTTAGCCTTTTACAACACAGGTGTCAACATAAGAGCACTTCCAAATTCAAATATAAAAACTCCGGTTATTATAGATTTTGGCATGAAAGGCGAAAATGATACTATAATAGATTTAAACCTTATAATTGCAGAACATAATTCGAATATAACCGTTGTATTTGATTATAATTCTGATATGAAAGGCTTTCATAATGGACTAACTGCGGTTATCGCAAAAGATGGAGCAAATGTAAATATCGTAAAAGTTCAGAGGTTATATGACGAATCAGCAAATTTTGATAATAATATAGTTATAACAGGTAGAGATGCATCTATTAAATGGACACAGGTAGAATTAGGTTCTGCTGTGAGTGCACACGATGTGACAGCAGACTTAGAAGGTGTGTGTAGTTCCTTCTATCTGAATTCAATTTTTTTAGGTGCAGGGACACAGAATCACGATATGTCATACAGAGTTAATCATATAGCACAAAGGACAGAAAGCAATGTAGATGTAAAAGGTGCCCTCAAAGATATGGCGAAGGCTGTATTTAGAGGAAACCTTGACATGAAGCGGGGTTCTAAAAAATCAAAAGGAAATGAAAGCGAAGTAGTATTGCTACTTGATAAAACAGTTAAATCCGATGCTATACCTGCACTGTGGTGTACAGAAGATGATGTTCAAGCAAACCATGCTGCTAGTGCAGGCCAAATCGACGAGAACAAGCTATTTTACATTATGAGCAGAGGTTTAAGCATTGACGAAGCAAAGCTCCTCATGGTAGAGGCTAATTTCAATCCTGTCATAGATTCGATACCCGTTGAAGACATTAAAAAAATTGTGAAAGAATACACTGAAAGGAGGATTGCCGGTTGA
- the sufB gene encoding Fe-S cluster assembly protein SufB produces the protein MKRTIVNDIDFSRYNIKNEVRYSYKTEKGLSKRIVEEISERKNEPAWMREFRLKSLEIYLSKPMPMWGVDLRQLDIDSIVAYISPDTKMKNSWDEVPDDIRNTFERLGIPEAEKKALSGVGAQYDSEVIYHNIKDSLAKQGVIFEDMETALKKYPDIIKEYFMTKNVTPRDHKFAALHGAIWSGGTFVYVPENVKVEVPLQAYFRMNAPGTGQFEHTLIIADKGSEVRFIEGCSAPQYAVSNLHAGCVELFVKEGARLIYSTIENWSKNTYNLNTKRAIVDKDGIIEWISGSFGSHKTMLYPCSVLRGKGAKSEYTGVTFAAKGQHLDTGSKMIHLAPYTSSKVLAKSISKDGGITNYRGLLRVGPNAEGAKSSVQCEGLMLDEISRSDTMPIIEVSNDNVDIGHEAKVGRISDEQIFYLMTRGLSEDEARSMIVRGFVEPVAKSLPLEYAVELNRLIKLELEGTIG, from the coding sequence ATGAAAAGAACTATTGTAAATGATATAGATTTTTCAAGGTACAATATTAAAAATGAAGTAAGGTATTCATACAAGACTGAAAAAGGATTATCAAAAAGAATCGTTGAGGAAATATCCGAGAGAAAAAATGAACCAGCATGGATGAGGGAATTTCGCTTAAAATCCCTTGAGATATATTTAAGTAAGCCGATGCCGATGTGGGGAGTTGACTTAAGGCAACTCGATATAGACTCAATTGTAGCATATATAAGTCCAGATACAAAGATGAAGAATTCCTGGGATGAAGTGCCAGATGATATAAGAAATACATTTGAAAGGCTTGGCATACCAGAAGCCGAGAAAAAAGCATTATCTGGTGTTGGTGCACAGTATGATTCAGAAGTAATATATCACAATATAAAGGACAGCCTTGCAAAACAAGGGGTAATCTTTGAAGATATGGAGACAGCTTTAAAAAAATATCCAGATATAATAAAGGAATATTTTATGACAAAGAATGTAACACCGAGAGATCATAAATTTGCAGCACTTCACGGTGCAATATGGAGCGGCGGTACATTTGTATATGTTCCGGAGAATGTCAAAGTAGAAGTGCCTCTTCAGGCGTATTTCAGGATGAATGCACCTGGAACAGGCCAGTTTGAGCACACGCTTATAATAGCTGATAAAGGCAGCGAAGTTCGCTTCATAGAAGGTTGTTCTGCACCACAATATGCTGTATCAAATTTGCATGCCGGATGTGTTGAGCTTTTTGTAAAAGAAGGCGCAAGGCTTATATATTCTACAATAGAAAATTGGAGCAAAAACACATACAATCTCAATACAAAAAGAGCGATTGTTGACAAAGATGGCATTATCGAGTGGATATCCGGTTCATTTGGGAGCCATAAGACTATGCTATACCCGTGCTCTGTTTTAAGAGGAAAAGGCGCAAAGTCTGAGTATACTGGCGTAACATTTGCTGCAAAGGGACAGCACCTCGATACAGGTTCAAAGATGATACATTTAGCTCCATATACATCATCGAAAGTTTTGGCAAAAAGTATATCAAAAGACGGTGGTATTACAAACTACAGAGGGCTCTTAAGAGTAGGACCAAATGCAGAAGGCGCAAAATCCTCTGTACAGTGTGAAGGACTAATGCTCGATGAAATTTCTAGATCCGATACGATGCCTATAATAGAAGTATCAAATGATAATGTCGACATAGGCCATGAGGCAAAAGTAGGTAGAATAAGTGATGAACAGATTTTCTACCTGATGACAAGGGGACTCAGCGAAGACGAGGCAAGGTCAATGATTGTAAGAGGTTTTGTTGAGCCTGTAGCGAAATCACTTCCACTTGAGTACGCTGTCGAGCTTAACCGCCTCATAAAATTAGAGCTTGAAGGTACTATTGGATAA
- the sufC gene encoding Fe-S cluster assembly ATPase SufC, with protein MNDILLEVRNLKADVDDKEILKGLSLTIKKGEIHAIMGPNGSGKSTLCNVIMGNPHYKVTDGEILFEGENIVDLKVNERAKKGIFLSFQSPEEVPGITVDNFIRTSVNAVTGKNISVLQFGKKMKEKMDLLEMKPEYRTRYLNVGFSGGEKKKNEILQMAMLNPKLVMLDEIDSGLDIDALRIVAETVAKIKTDDMSILIITHYNRILDYLEPDVISVLADGKIVKNGDKNLAIELEKTGYESILDTVDD; from the coding sequence ATGAATGATATATTATTAGAAGTAAGAAATTTAAAAGCAGATGTTGACGATAAAGAAATATTGAAGGGTTTAAGTTTGACTATTAAAAAAGGTGAAATACATGCTATAATGGGGCCAAATGGCAGTGGCAAAAGTACCCTGTGCAATGTAATTATGGGAAATCCTCACTATAAGGTTACAGATGGTGAGATATTATTTGAAGGTGAAAACATAGTTGACCTAAAAGTAAATGAAAGAGCTAAAAAGGGTATATTCTTATCATTTCAGTCACCTGAAGAAGTACCTGGTATTACAGTAGATAATTTTATAAGGACATCAGTTAATGCAGTTACAGGTAAAAACATATCAGTGCTCCAATTTGGCAAGAAGATGAAAGAAAAGATGGATTTGCTTGAAATGAAACCGGAATATAGGACAAGGTATTTAAATGTCGGCTTTTCAGGCGGTGAAAAGAAGAAAAACGAGATACTGCAGATGGCAATGCTCAATCCAAAGCTTGTTATGCTTGATGAGATAGATTCCGGCCTTGATATAGATGCATTGAGAATTGTTGCAGAAACTGTTGCAAAGATAAAAACAGACGATATGTCAATACTTATAATTACACACTACAATAGGATACTTGACTATTTGGAACCTGATGTTATATCTGTTTTGGCGGACGGCAAGATAGTCAAAAATGGGGATAAAAATCTTGCAATAGAGCTTGAAAAGACAGGATATGAGAGCATTCTTGACACCGTTGATGATTAA
- a CDS encoding DUF4352 domain-containing protein, translating to MKKIILVLLAMLLLITIAGCTETIPEKQTTTPTNQSSETKTGNQTKQEAKKPEIFKIGDTVKMDKLNITVNGVRYSNGSDFLKPEDGKVYAIVDATIENIDSKAQTVSSMLMFKLADSDGYNYNSTIGDTKAQLDGEVGAGRKMRGEVAFEIPKDAKGLEFIFEPNAFGTGQAIFKLDK from the coding sequence ATGAAAAAAATCATTTTAGTACTATTAGCCATGCTCCTTTTAATCACAATTGCAGGCTGTACTGAGACAATACCGGAAAAACAGACGACAACGCCAACAAATCAAAGTTCCGAGACAAAGACAGGCAATCAAACAAAACAAGAGGCAAAAAAGCCGGAAATATTTAAAATCGGTGATACTGTTAAAATGGATAAACTCAATATCACAGTAAATGGTGTAAGATACTCGAATGGATCAGATTTCTTAAAGCCTGAAGATGGAAAGGTATATGCAATAGTCGATGCAACAATTGAAAATATTGATTCAAAAGCTCAGACGGTAAGTTCTATGCTAATGTTTAAACTTGCTGATAGTGATGGATATAACTACAACTCAACTATAGGTGATACAAAAGCACAACTTGACGGAGAGGTTGGGGCAGGACGCAAGATGCGTGGTGAAGTCGCCTTTGAGATCCCAAAAGACGCCAAGGGACTTGAATTCATATTTGAACCCAATGCATTTGGCACAGGTCAGGCAATATTTAAGCTTGACAAATAA